The Garra rufa unplaced genomic scaffold, GarRuf1.0 hap1_unplaced_677, whole genome shotgun sequence DNA window atagcggctattcaaaatggtaattacttgcacgtatcctgattgtttaaaccgatttaaagctaaaagattacgtttgcttgcacaaactcatccgggacttttcactgatttccccttatggcgtttgcgtatactacgccagaagcgcgtgcacatgtgacgtgactgatgccaaactcgtgctcatgacagatggacgtggctgtgtatcaaaggtaaaaaacacAGTCTTATGGCATTGTTTGCCACAACCATGTTTACAACGGCCGCCTCCTGCTCCTGCTAAAAAATTTACCTCTACCACCAGAGAATGGTAGCCTTTGGATTCTATAAAGAATACATGTAATGGGAATTAGGAAACAGTTACATAAAGTATATCACTGAAGATATTTCTGCATCTACTGTACAGCAACGTTACCAGTTCTCCTGTCGACAAATTCTGACAATGGATGCAACAGTGTTGCTGTTTAGAACAGGTTGGACTCTTCATCCAGCCTCTCTGAGAGAAAAGCCATGATTGATAATGTGATCAGTAACAGTTGCCTGAATTTCATCTGAAACTTGAGCCCTTCCAACTACACCTCCACCTCGCACACGGACTCCTCTTCCTCGGACCCCTCTACCTCTTACTCTCACTCTCATCTGCGTTAGACCTCCTCCATCCATGCTGGCTAAGAACAACATAGATGTGGCACCTTTTTATAAGGCTTGGAGACTGATTGCTAATTGAAGATTTGTGTGAAGGAGTGTCAAACGGGTGCTTTAGTGATTTCATACTAATCTATGTAGTTTCTAATATTTAGGAATAGATGGTTTCTGTTTGGTTACCTTAGCTAAAACAATGGAGTTTGGACTGCTTGAATGACATCCGTGTTAACTGTTTTGCAAAAGGGTGGGGAAAATGTGTCAATCCAATGAGAAAGGGTTAACACATATGCAAGACATGTCTTCTGCTCTGCTGAGATAGTGATGATGAAAACTGAGTGGATCCTAGTTTCTTTAACCACGTCAAATaaatcaagaaaaactgtaatgcaAAGTCAGGACAGACAGACACGGCCATACAGTGTTGTGCTGAAGAAAGTGATTTCTAATGTGTGAAGATGGAAGGATGCACTTTTAAAATGAGGTGATATCACTTAAGCCTTCAGTGTGTGGGATGAGAAAATAAAATTTTGCAATCCGTCTGCAAGccttttactgtaaaaaaaaaaaaaaggtaccaCATCTGTGTTGTTCTGTGCCAGCATGGATGGAGGAGGTCAAAGGCTGATGAGAGTGAGAGTAAGAGGTAGAGGGGTCCGAGGAAAAGGaggataatatttacagtatttcagttttcagacatGGTTTGAAAAAAATGAATGTCATGGAATCAAGAAAAAATGCATCAGAGCATTTCTTATTCTGGATCTTATTGAAGGTAAAATTTCCTTTTGTTgcatattttgaatgttttggcGCGGTTAGAGCCTTTTGCAAACAAAACGTGTCATTTTGACCATTAGTGCCACTTTTTAGGCCTGTGTGTTAACTGTTTTGAAAATGTGGAGTTTGAGTTGACGACTGcatcaaagcaatcaagaaaatagtttttttggattcataaaaaAGTTAGCAAATTGGTTCAGTCCATGTGTTTATCTTTTCATCCATATACAGGAATGGAACACATTGTATTACTACAGGTAGGTCTGCAACACATATTAAACAAATAAGTAACAATTAATCGACATactgaaaaaaacaacagcatttatctttaCAATACACACTGAaaactacggagccccttacgtcacctgtagaagaaaaataattaatgcgtggggacggttttgcaattcgttccctcagtttataaaccgtactcacgaattcttaaactgttccctcggtttaacaattcgtgcccacggactaacaaaccgtgcccacgaatttccaatccgtgcgctcagattttgtaaaccgtaccctcggattttgaatccgtacccacaaaatcataatccgtgcgcacgctttcgcaatccgttcccacagtttgtaaactgctctcacggatttgtgattatgataagcttttcacccagagttagatgcatgctgcactattaatgttattattaaataaggcctattattacattgcatttagtttgagagcaaaggaatggcagcataacctgtacattatttgttttgtattgctttttaccttctctccaaaactcgttttttttttaattcaggtaatattttgaaaaatattattatataaaacaaagccgtttgaacagcgctcttcacttattattttattttggtaccatgaccgcacttacaatacaggcttctttttatagtttattttacattaataaccaataggttaaacacatgatgttttggcagctaatctattggtgattaatataaaataaagctaaaaactctgttttgtcagtgttgcatagtctcatatagcctactgagaaataaagtttaataaatgcaaaacaatgcatccagcacttaaacaggtgtcttggttgaatttgggggcggggccacaaatccgtgagagcagtttacaaactgtgggaacggattgcgaaagtgtgcgcacggattatgattttgtgggtaTGGATTCATTTCAGCATCTTGCGGTTTGAAGCATTGCACTTATCTGACCATACATTGATGCATGTGGTTAGGAGACAGATCTCCACAGAATGTGTAAGAGCCCAAGTGCTGTTGCCTATAATGAGTAGATCTGAAAATTCGATGCTAATGACTGTTTCTTTGAGAAGCCTCTAATGTTTAGTGGGAAACTGGTCATTTTGGGACATCATGAAGTGATCCGCACATTCGCAGCATTTGTGCACCAAGGAAAATAATAGATTCATTTTGATTATTACATACTACTTTTATTTTCACACATACTGTAAAtaattgaagggatagttcatcaaaaaattttaattccctttgggatagttcacccacacaGATTTATTTTAGACATAGATAAACACCTAGAGGACTGCTTTATCACAGCCTCTGTGCGAAAGTAGAACAAAGACGTTGAGTACAATCAGAGATCAAACGGCTTCAGTCAAATGTTATtacaggttttatttatttttagtttatttattaatgatATTTCATGCATTATAAACAATATTCTCTAAGACCTTCACTGACATAGCACAATAGCTACATATTGCTAATATATGTGTGCATACAAAGACAATAAACACCTATACTTTATTCCACATTGCTTAATACTGGCAAATGTGTTGAACTTGTCAAGCTTAGTACATAGCTAGTTTGATTTTCATTTCACTGTGCAGCTGTAGTGCACGGAGAGGTTTTTGTGTCTGACTGCGTTTTTGCACTCTTTTTTGCTTTCTTGCACCAAAACACAGAGCGGATCTGCTTTCTGCATTGAGACGAGCCGTAGTAGTACAGCAGAGGGTCCAGAAAAACACTTGCGCTTCCCAAACACACAGCCAACAGGTAAGCCGCATATGATGAATCTCCCTCGCGGTGACCTCCAGTAGCTAAATGAACACAGTGGTACAACAGGATGCCGTTGTTTGGAGCAAAACACACTACAAACACAAACAGCACAGCGACAGCCATGATAACAGGTCTTCTTCGCTTGTCTGAAGATGATGTTGCTAATCGATTAGATTTTACACTAAGTGCATATATGATGGCAAAGTAGCTCACTAAGGTGACAACCAGAGGCAAGAAGAAGTAGAGGCAGGAGAGGATGGAGAACAGGTAGACATAATACAATACAGTAGGGTCGTTTTGGCGTAGCACGTCATGGCAGGTGACGCCCACATTCTTAATATTAACTGTTTGACTCATTAAGAGAAGTGGCACTGTACCAACAAGTGCCAGCAGCCAGACTAATGTGCATATGAATGTGGCTTTCCTTGTGGTCCTCCAGGTCAGAGAGGCAATGGGAAACACCACGGCCAGCAGTCTGTCCACACTCATGCTCATCATCAGCAGTATGGAGCAGTACATGTAGCAGTAGTAAGCTGCACTGAGCACACGACACGCCGCCTCACCGAACACCCAATCTGAACCGTTCATCTGGTAGTGGATCTTCAGAGGCAACAGCAGGTTGAAGAGCAGGTCCACACACGCCAGGTGAGACATGTAGATCACAGCTGGTTTCTTCTCTCGAATCCTACAGGTGAACGTCACCACAGCCAAAGCGTTCAGGGGCAAACtaatgaggatgatgatgatgtagAATGAGGGCATGACGCGTGTCACCATTGGGCCTTTGAGGAAGTCAACAGACTCGTCCAAAATGTTGAGTGTATCAGGGATTAATGCACCTTTGTCATTATATACTGCTGCATCTGGAGTATTGCTCTTCTTCGATGCTAGAGAGGTCTCTGGATAGCCTAAAAACCCAACCAACACAAAACACCATGAGTAAAGTTTTCATTATACAACTAGACTACTGTATTATAAACTGGGTGTTGATATTGCGAACTAAAACTAACagtaaaactataaaaaataatatttgtaacTGAAATGAAActggaataaaatataatatcatTAGAAACAATGTGAACTTAAAAAACTTGACTCAAATTTAAGATGAACTGataaaaaaacctaaataaaaataaagataaaatagaataaaaaacatGTAGATCACATCTGGTTGATTCTCTCAAATCCTACAGGTGAATGTCACTAAGACCGAAGCGTTCATGGGCAAACTAATGCGGATGATGTTAAACAAGATGTTGAGTGTATCAGGGACTGATGCACCTTTGTGATTATATGCCACTGCATCTGGAGAATTGCCTCTCAGGATAGGATAGTCAGGATAACCTAACATCGCACTTACATTAACAGGTAAGTCAGGACCTGCAACCAACACAAAACAACATGAGTAAAGTTCTCATACTACTACTAGACTACTGTATTATTGCcaactaaaactaataataaaactaaGAAAATATTTTTGGTCACTGAAATGTGACCCTCAAGCCTTTGAGTAAGTTTTGTCTGTGATACCAAATGTGTTGAAGACATATATAGTTTCATTGTATATATTTCTACATTCAGACGTGTGATGCTGGCAGGCTTGGCAAAAAATGTTATTTGTTCATACTCAGTTATGTAAATAGAAGCATTGTATGTAACAAAATCTCTAATAATAACAACAGAAAACCATCAGTGAAAGTTGTTGTGAGGCTAACTGTGAGGTTGTAAGGTTCACTTACAGAACTAAAATTTACGGATAATTTACTTCCccccttgtcatacaagatgttcatgtctttcttcggtcgtaaagaaattgtgttttttgaggaaaacatttcattttttccatatagtgtaCTTCTATGGTGGCCAGTTTGAACTTAGAAATTGTAGTTTAGATACAGCTTCCTGAAATGCTTTcagcaaaaaacataatttctttgtgactgaagaaagaaagacatgaacatcttggatgacaagggggtgagtaaattatctgtaaactgttgttctcaaagtgaactaatccttaaagtgaaataaacaaaaaaagacaatcaTAGGAATAAACACTGCCACATAGAGGATTAAAGTCACAGTTTCTGTGGTAAAGTGTAAAATGGAAAATCTTTTATCGATCTTCATCTTTCAAATGAAACCTTCATAGGTCCATGAACCGAGTTCATCAGATGTCTGAGCTGAAAACTCGCTGTCATCAACTGGATCATCAGCTTCTTC harbors:
- the LOC141317303 gene encoding proteinase-activated receptor 1-like, which encodes MANQIKVGIEAEQNAVSFEQTDGPIDDSEYSAQTSDENLMPENAVRSFEQTDNPIDDSKFSAQTSDELGSGTPENAVRSFEEADDPVDDSEFSAQTSDELGSWTYEGPDLPVNVSAMLGYPDYPILRGNSPDAVAYNHKGASVPDTLNILFNIIRISLPMNASVLVTFTCYPETSLASKKSNTPDAAVYNDKGALIPDTLNILDESVDFLKGPMVTRVMPSFYIIIILISLPLNALAVVTFTCRIREKKPAVIYMSHLACVDLLFNLLLPLKIHYQMNGSDWVFGEAACRVLSAAYYCYMYCSILLMMSMSVDRLLAVVFPIASLTWRTTRKATFICTLVWLLALVGTVPLLLMSQTVNIKNVGVTCHDVLRQNDPTVLYYVYLFSILSCLYFFLPLVVTLVSYFAIIYALSVKSNRLATSSSDKRRRPVIMAVAVLFVFVVCFAPNNGILLYHCVHLATGGHREGDSSYAAYLLAVCLGSASVFLDPLLYYYGSSQCRKQIRSVFWCKKAKKSAKTQSDTKTSPCTTAAQ